One Coccinella septempunctata chromosome 8, icCocSept1.1, whole genome shotgun sequence genomic window carries:
- the LOC123318462 gene encoding cytochrome P450 6k1-like, whose protein sequence is MLALVTALSLLLTSIYLVHVWLKRKYSFWKDRDVLTPPVQFGWGNYRESILQEKSFGEALHEFYRFFKSHGVPHGGLYTFTSPVYMPVDITIVKAILQNDFDHFVDRGFYVNQRDDPLSANLFTLEEQKWRPLRSKFTPAFSTAKLKMMYETLFKCTGDLEEALEEFEGKHLDIKELIGRFTINVIGSCAFGVECNCLKEPNNEFRLNGSSFFERTTFENFKIFLADVAPGLMKKLHVSVSRPSTIEFFKRLTQETMEYRERNNVIRKDFMHLLIQLKNSGILVDTEDVGDIEKRESGEKVSLEDLVGQAYVFFIAGYETPSNTISYTLYFLAVFKEMQEKCRKEVEDCLARHGGQLSYEAVSEMHYVDSVINESMRFYPPVHVLNRVCTKDYQVPGTDLLLKKGQKVVIPVLGIQRDEEHYPNPDTFDPDRFSAENSKWRNPATFLPFGYGPKNCIGLRFGMVQVKTAVITVIRHYEISLNERTKYPMEFDTGHPLTLCPKGGIWLNMKKIGK, encoded by the exons ATGCTGGCGTTAGTGACAGCCCTGTCACTGCTTCTCACCTCCATTTACCTCGTCCACGTCTGGTTAAAACGGAAATACTCCTTCTGGAAGGACAGAGATGTGCTAACACCACCGGTACAATTCGGATGGGGCAACTACCGGGAGTCCATACTGCAAGAAAAAAGTTTCGGCGAAGCTCTACACGAGTTCTACCGTTTCTTCAAGTCCCATGGGGTACCACACGGGGGACTGTACACCTTCACCTCCCCCGTCTACATGCCGGTGGACATAACCATCGTCAAGGCCATACTACAAAACGACTTCGATCACTTCGTCGATCGTGGTTTTTACGTGAACCAACGGGACGATCCATTGAGCGCCAACCTGTTCACGCTGGAGGAACAGAAATGGAGGCCTTTGAGGTCCAAGTTCACACCAGCCTTCAGCACGGCAAAACTGAAGATGATGTACGAAACGCTGTTCAAGTGCACTGGGGATTTGGAAGAGGCTCTGGAGGAGTTTGAAGGCAAGCATCTGGACATAAAGGAACTGATAGGGAGGTTCACCATCAACGTCATTGGAAGTTGCGCCTTTGGCGTCGAGTGCAACTGTCTCAAAGAACCAAACAACGAATTTCGCTTGAATG GTTCTTCCTTCTTCGAGAGGACAACCTTCgagaatttcaagatttttttgGCGGACGTAGCCCCCGGCCTAATGAAAAAACTCCACGTCAGCGTGAGCAGACCCAGCACCATCGAATTCTTCAAGCGTTTAACGCAGGAAACCATGGAGTACAGAGAGAGGAACAACGTGATACGTAAGGATTTCATGCATCTGTTGATACAGCTGAAGAACAGCGGAATACTGGTAGATacggaagacgtgggtgacatAGAGAAACGCGAGAGCGGAGAGAAGGTTTCCCTGGAAGATCTGGTGGGTCAGGCGTACGTCTTTTTCATAGCCGGCTACGAGACGCCGTCCAACACCATAAGCTACACTCTCTACTTCTTGGCTGTGTTCAAGGAAATGCAGGAGAAGTGTAGGAAAGAGGTGGAGGATTGTTTGGCTAGGCATGGTGGTCAGTTGTCCTACGAAGCCGTTTCGGAGATGCATTACGTGGACAGTGTCATCAATG aaaGTATGAGGTTTTACCCTCCAGTTCATGTCTTGAACAGGGTATGTACAAAGGACTATCAGGTGCCTGGAACAGACTTGCTGTTGAAGAAGGGACAAAAAGTGGTGATACCAGTCTTAGGTATCCAAAGAGACGAGGAACATTATCCTAATCCTGATACTTTCGATCCGGACAGATTCTCTGCTGAGAACTCGAAATGGAGGAACCCTGCCACGTTCTTACCCTTCGGATATGGTCCAAAGAATTGCATAG GTCTACGTTTTGGGATGGTTCAAGTCAAGACAGCAGTTATAACCGTTATCCGCCATTATGAAATTTCCCTCAACGAAAGGACAAAGTACCCTATGGAATTCGACACAGGACATCCCCTCACACTTTGCCCCAAAGGGGGGATATGGCTAAACATGAAGAAAATAGGGAAATGA